A section of the Mycolicibacterium anyangense genome encodes:
- a CDS encoding SDR family NAD(P)-dependent oxidoreductase — translation MQGFAGKVAVVTGAGSGIGQALAIELGRSGASVAISDVDTEGLAVTEERLKAIGVNVKADRLNVTEREAFSAYADEVKAHFGKVNQIYNNAGIAFSGDVEVSQFKDIERVMDVDFWGVVNGTKVFLPYLIESGDGHVVNISSLFGIFSVPGQAAYNSAKFAVRGFTEALRQEMILANHPVQVTTVHPGGIKTAIARNSTVAEGLDQAAMAQAFDKKLARTTPERAAQIILEAVRKKKARVLVGADAKILDVIVRITGSGYQDLFSRVLPKLSPPTR, via the coding sequence ATGCAGGGGTTCGCCGGGAAGGTCGCCGTCGTCACCGGCGCCGGGTCGGGTATCGGCCAGGCATTGGCCATCGAACTGGGCCGATCGGGTGCCAGCGTCGCGATCAGCGATGTCGACACCGAAGGTCTGGCCGTCACCGAGGAACGCCTCAAGGCCATCGGGGTCAACGTCAAAGCCGATCGCCTCAACGTCACCGAGCGCGAGGCGTTCAGCGCCTACGCCGATGAGGTCAAGGCGCACTTCGGCAAGGTCAACCAGATCTACAACAACGCCGGTATCGCGTTCTCCGGCGATGTCGAGGTCAGCCAGTTCAAAGACATCGAACGAGTCATGGACGTCGACTTCTGGGGTGTGGTCAACGGAACCAAGGTGTTCCTGCCCTACCTGATCGAGTCCGGCGACGGCCACGTGGTCAACATCTCCAGCCTGTTCGGCATCTTTTCCGTCCCCGGGCAGGCCGCCTACAACTCGGCGAAGTTCGCGGTGCGCGGCTTCACCGAGGCTCTGCGCCAGGAGATGATCCTGGCCAACCACCCGGTGCAGGTGACCACCGTGCACCCCGGCGGCATCAAGACCGCCATCGCCCGCAACTCCACCGTTGCCGAGGGACTCGACCAGGCCGCGATGGCCCAAGCCTTCGACAAGAAGCTGGCCCGCACCACACCGGAGCGGGCGGCACAGATCATCCTCGAGGCCGTCCGCAAGAAGAAGGCCCGGGTACTCGTCGGCGCCGACGCCAAGATCCTCGACGTGATCGTGCGGATCACCGGCTCGGGCTACCAGGACCTGTTCTCCCGCGTGCTGCCCAAGCTGTCGCCGCCGACGCGCTAA
- a CDS encoding DUF732 domain-containing protein gives MFRQMTTAAVAAGLLAGAAAFAAPAHADTTADDFLGALSAAGIDNLDPGQAVELGQSVCPLLAQRSQNTADIASTVADRLGRPLGPATMFTGIAVSFFCPRAVQDLANGNSPIPLPFLNNLGF, from the coding sequence ATGTTCCGTCAGATGACGACCGCCGCGGTGGCTGCGGGCCTGCTCGCCGGTGCTGCGGCGTTCGCCGCGCCCGCGCACGCCGACACCACGGCCGACGACTTCCTGGGTGCCCTCAGCGCCGCCGGTATCGACAACCTCGATCCCGGCCAGGCCGTCGAGTTGGGTCAGTCGGTGTGCCCGCTGCTGGCTCAGCGCAGTCAGAACACCGCCGACATCGCCTCGACCGTCGCCGACCGGCTGGGCCGTCCGCTGGGCCCGGCCACCATGTTCACCGGTATCGCGGTGTCGTTCTTCTGCCCGCGCGCGGTGCAGGATCTGGCTAACGGCAATTCGCCCATCCCGCTGCCGTTCCTCAACAACCTCGGCTTCTAG